In a single window of the Daphnia carinata strain CSIRO-1 chromosome 4, CSIRO_AGI_Dcar_HiC_V3, whole genome shotgun sequence genome:
- the LOC130694628 gene encoding DNA polymerase zeta catalytic subunit-like isoform X1: MNMMARAENKPVAVVSVRLVSADYYMSNPIPGLDIGYSTYRGLEVKKVPVIRVFGSTSTGHKVCLHVHGVFPYLYIPYDGSAPPEQMGHQIVMALDKAINILQGQGNSSFHHVFKAVLVSGIPIYGFHAKEHQLFKVYFYNPNTRKHSYDLLLNGAVLKKILQPCEAHIPFILQFLMDFNLQGMNFIHLKKAFARRNPGDNVDNFYPSKAEPVSTCEMELDCFASDILNSLDVQDGIQMNPGLAALWDEEIERRKVKNINLDTINPPASQPRSQAVPTSSHIFYKANLSKQLREYASETGDVSLSFCEVNEQQETSLAIETPEGVEGTLLSASSIDFHSSLETKGQHPVEGDADLLDILCDLADEHESFVCTPSESSSSLEDTAVKSQNSRTLRLTVTTPVLEFVSSGDSVEDLPYDDDSVLGTQHSGTTSDNIAQIGISDPKSDSDEERETMEMSQIFEESEHSVDMFTNGHENNNRFASASTSLAQITERDEIIEESSNSSFDEYCLPNVDGADDSSSEDERQDLAGKRRVKKEKKYRPLMFRSTSNATISEVSHDTYTAIKLRYPSSSPPRFPSAYSTSLATTPGANFPVVDETCLEDSHICSLPSSELTIKSNKSEYTDALYTMSYLSPPPFQPSESPPRPLTPIKDARVTIRPLLQDISAFEATKGCKVKMNSGLVVLKSLEEEILAYQKRTLRNLRISSHVPRQESLFKPNPRKRKRKGKPSAEKEIRNNISGESQVKEESQHIDTSVDDLTKSEKVKLTCELRQKESFIAIGSESIEGKVLETKSEETKQTTNVDICGFVAEEIAKENENSSEVSSNEKESTTLVKEPEDYTSDPGINSLSSIVTDTNQRSRMLPLSNMENSGEEALSDVELNASRSRTPNLSQSSSSHLLVRSRNSSSNFSWNEDSSLLLQDIADADKTEAEQPSLADSSLKIYPQIFHSSKIYVTAVDSPSRERVVSTLNLYDIPSKDNGKPYWSDANDFLSTSKTKDIRQQSVTIGTHLVCHLPDFGKRLCQIDEISSNDAYVPIVLTPLSKPPSRQTVIKWLEEKQIQESSNVGKQSVIKTEALNKAARKAKAGDRSQLEAPSLNNSFGFRVSFGNCHEAKAVHQNQYLTILSVELHIETRQSLRPDPEFDAVIALFYTVTNDVPLHSPTPDMVTGVIVIDPEKTPESNQKSKFFRRSGIVNVEFLSVGSEAALFEQLRELVSFWDPDIVVGYEIEMLSWGYLLQRGKFLGINVQNQLSRIPGAFPERPTGVLEDIIEGGYMVEKNSDITIGGRIVLNLWRILRVEVALQSYTFENMVFHILHRRVSTFPFEKLTVWWHSNHDRWQVVEHYISRVRGNIDLMEQLDVIGRTSELARLFGIQFYEVFTRGSQYRVESMMLRLAKPKNFIAVSPSVQQRARMKAPEWLPLILEPESKFYTDPVLVLDFQSLYPSMIIAYNYCYSTCLGRAQLLGKNEPFEFGCTQLLVPPATVRKLVKQDLVNISPAGVVFVKPEVRTGIIPQMLSEILNTRIMVKQSMKEYEGDTTLRRVFDSRQLGLKLIANVTYGYTSANFSGRMPCVELGDSVVSKGRETLERAIRLIEERKEWKARVVYGDTDSVFVLLSGRSREEAFKIGDEIAHAVTKANPQPVKLKFEKVYQPCILQTKKRYVGYKYESVNQKEPVYEAKGIETVRRDGCPAVVKLLERSLRLLFESCDVSKVKVYLQRQFMKILQNRNSLQDFIFAKEFRGREGYKPGACVPALEIAKQKVRIDRRSEPRIGERVPYIIVYGSPGVPLIRLVVPANQLLVDTSLRLNAHYYISRAIIPALQRCLGLLGVDVLSWYQNLPRVGVAPSSLIQNDHGNARKATISQYFGSSLCLLCDEPILANGLCAACSSNRQASAFSLSAMQRIREKDYTELISICQSCTDNSRIQQDCVSMDCPVLYRRVKAFQNLQHVSKWRDALSRL, encoded by the exons ATGAATATGATGGCAAGAGCTGAAAATAAACCAGTCGCAGTAGTTTCTGTCCGGCTGGTGAGTGCCGATTACTACATGTCTAATCCTATTCCGGGATTGGATATTGGTTACTCTACATATAGAGGCTTAGAAGTAAAAAAAGTTCCCGTCATTAGGGTTTTTGGCTCAACTTCAACAG GTCACAAGGTGTGCCTTCATGTTCATGGAGTATTTCCATATTTGTACATTCCATATGATGGATCAGCCCCACCTGAACAGATGGGGCACCAGATTGTTATGGCTCTTGATAAAGCCATCAATATTTTACAAGGCCAGGGTAATTCATCATTTCATCATGTTTTCAAGGCTGTGCTTGTCAGCGGTATTCCAATTTATGGGTTTCATGCCAAAGAACATCAACTATTCAAAGTATATTTTTACAACCCAAACACAAGGAAGCATTCATATGACCTTTTACTG AATGGAGCTGTGCTGAAAAAGATTCTCCAACCTTGCGAAGCTCATATACCCTTCATTCTGCAGTTTCTTATGGATTTTAATTTGCAAGGAATGAATTTTATTCACCTAAAAAAAGCTTTTGCACGCCGTAACCCAG gaGACAACGTCGATAATTTTTATCCCAGTAAAGCCGAACCCGTTAGCACGTGTGAGATGGAGCTCGACTGTTTTGCCAGTGATATTTTAAATTCCTTAGATGTCCAAG ATGGAATTCAAATGAATCCCGGTCTAGCTGCTTTGTGGGATGAAGAAATAGAACGCCGTAAAgtgaaaaatattaatttgGATACCATAAACCCTCCGGCTTCGCAACCCAGATCACAAGCCGTACCAACATCCAGTCACATATTTTACAAAGCCAACTTGAGTAAACAGTTGCGCGAGTATGCTAGTGAAACG GGAGATGTTTCGCTGTCGTTCTGCGAGGTGAATGAGCAGCAAGAAACGAGTTTAGCTATTGAAACGCCAGAAGGAGTAGAGGGTACATTATTGTCGGCTTCCAGCATCGATTTTCATAGCTCACTGGAAACAAAGGGGCAGCATCCTGTGGAAGGAGATGCTGACTTACTTGACATCCTCTGCGATTTAGCTGACGAGCACGAATCCTTTGTTTGCACGCCATCCGAATCTTCAAGCTCCTTGGAGGATACAGCAGTTAAATCACAGAATTCACGAACTTTAAGGCTGACTGTGACTACCCCAGTATTAGAATTTGTTTCCAGTGGCGATTCAGTCGAGGATTTACCTTACGACGATGACAGTGTTTTAGGGACACAACATTCCGGAACCACATCTGATAATATAGCCCAAATAGGCATCAGTGACCCTAAAAGTGATAGTGATGAGGAACGCGAAACCATGGAAATGTCCCAGATCTTTGAAGAATCAGAACATTCTGTTGATATGTTTACAA ATGGCCACGAAAATAACAATCGATTTGCCTCAGCTTCCACCTCTCTTGCACAAATCACTGAGCGCGATGAAATCATTGAAGAATCCTCTAATTCGTCATTTGACGAATATTGTCTGCCAAATGTCGATGGGGCCGACGACAGCAGCTCAGAGGATGAACGGCAAGATCTTGCCGGAAAGAGGcgcgtgaaaaaagaaaaaaaatatagaccTTTAATGTTTCGCTCGACGTCAAACGCGACCATCAGTGAAGTATCACATGATACTTACACTGCCATAAAGCTGCGTTATCCATCGTCCAGTCCTCCACGTTTTCCTAGTGCCTATTCGACGTCTTTGGCAACAACACCCGGAGCGAATTTTCCAGTAGTCGACGAAACATGTCTAGAAGACAGCCATATATGCAGTCTACCAAGTTCAGAATTAACGataaaatcaaacaagtcTGAATATACAGACGCATTGTACACAATGAGCTACTTAAGCCCTCCTCCTTTTCAGCCTTCAGAATCACCTCCACGGCCGTTAACTCCAATCAAAGATGCGCGAGTAACCATACGACCTTTGTTGCAAGACATTTCAGCTTTCGAAGCCACAAAAGGTTGCAAAGTCAAGATGAATTCTGGACTGGTAGTGTTGAAGAGCCTGGAGGAAGAAATCTTAGCTTACCAAAAGCGAACCCTTCGAAATCTTCGAATTTCGTCTCATGTTCCTCGTCAAGAGAGTTTGTTCAAACCAAATCCCAGAAAACGAAAGCGTAAAGGAAAGCCGAGtgccgaaaaagaaattagaaatAATATAAGCGGAGAATCACAAGTAAAGGAAGAAAGCCAACATATTGACACAAGTGTAGACGATTTAACGAAATCAGAGAAAGTAAAACTTACCTGCGAGCtcagacaaaaagaaagttttaTTGCCATCGGAAGTGAAAGCATTGAAGGAAAAGTATTAGAAACCAAAtcagaagaaactaaacaaactacGAATGTAGACATCTGTGGGTTTGTAGCTGAAGAAATAGCGAAAGAGAACGAAAATTCCAGCGAAGTCTCAAGTAATGAGAAAGAAAGTACAACATTAGTAAAGGAGCCAGAAGACTACACTAGCGACCCTGGCATCAACTCCCTCTCTTCCATAGTTACTGATACTAACCAACGCTCTAGAATGTTACCACTGTCCAATATGGAAAATTCTGGAGAAGAGGCATTATCCGATGTTGAATTGAATGCGTCTCGTTCACGAACCCCAAATTTATCACAATCTTCCAGTAGCCATTTGCTTGTTCGCAGCCGAAATAGTTCGTCCAACTTTTCTTGGAACGAGGACAGTAGTTTGCTTCTCCAAGATATTGCCGATGCTGATAAAACTGAAGCAGAGCAACCCTCATTGGCTGAtagttctttgaaaatttatcCGCAAATATTTCATTCATCGAAAATATATGTAACCGCCGTGGACAGCCCAAGCAGGGAACGTGTGGTGTCTACCTTGAATCTGTACGACATTCCATCGAAAGACAATGGCAAGCCTTACTGGAGTGATGCCAATGATTTTCTATCAActtccaaaacaaaagatattcGTCAACAATCAGTAACAATTGGAACACATTTGGTCTGCCATCTGCCAGATTTTGGCAAACGTTTATGCCAG ATTGATGAAATAAGCTCGAACGATGCCTATGTTCCAATCGTTCTTACTCCGCTTTCAAAGCCACCGTCTAGACAAACAGTCATCAAATGgttagaagaaaaacagattcAAGAGTCTTCGAACGTTGGCAAGCAATCAGTAATCAAAACCGAAGCTTTAAATAAAGCTGCGAGGAAGGCCAAGGCTGGTGATCGGTCACAATTGGAAGCACCGTCTCTAAACAACAGTTTTGGATTCAGAGTTTCATTTGGAAACTGCCACGAAGCGAAAGCTGTACATCAA aaCCAGTATTTGACTATTTTGAGTGTGGAACTTCATATTGAAACGCGACAAAGTTTACGGCCAGATCCGGAATTTGATGCTGTCATCGCATTGTTCTATACTGTCACCAACGACGTGCCTTTACATAGCCCAACACCGGACATGGTGACGGGTGTAATTGTTATTGACCCAGAAAAGACTCCGGAATCGAACCAGAAAAGTAAATTTTTCCGTCGCTCTGGAATTGTCAACGTGGAATTCCTTTCTGTTGGCAGCGAGGCAGCTCTTTTCGAGCAACTTCGAGAGCTTGTTAGCTTTTGGGATCCTGATATTGTGGTTGGCTATGAG ATTGAAATGTTGTCGTGGGGCTATTTACTACAACGTGGAAAATTCCTCGGAATAAATGTTCAGAATCAACTTTCACGGATACCAGGAGCCTTTCCAGAGCGTCCCACTGGTGTTCTTGAAGATATTATTGAAGGAGGTTACATGGTAGAAAAGAATTCCGACATCACTATCGGTGGTCGTATAGTTCTTAACCTGTGGCGTATCCTTCGAGTTGAG GTTGCGCTTCAAAGTTATACCTTTGAGAACATGGTTTTTCACATTCTACATCGGCGAGTGTCAACTTTCCCCTTTGAAAAACTGACTGTCTGGTGGCACAGCAATCACGATCG GTGGCAAGTAGTTGAACACTACATCTCTCGCGTCCGAGGCAATATAGATCTTATGGAACAACTTGATGTAATCGGCAGAACGAGTGAATTAGCCCGACTTTTTGGAATTCAGTTTTACGAAGTTTTTACTCGTGGATCTCAA TATCGAGTTGAATCAATGATGCTAAGATTGGCCAAACCTAAAAACTTCATCGCGGTCTCGCCATCGGTTCAGCAACGTGCAAGAATGAAAGCACCAGAATGGCTTCCACTGATCCTAGAACCGGAATCCaa GTTTTACACGGATCCCGTACTGGTTTTAGATTTTCAGTCGCTTTATCCATCAATGATTATAGCGTACAATTATTGCTACTCTACATGCCTGGGCCGAGCGCAACTCTTGGGAAA AAACGAGCCGTTTGAATTCGGCTGTACTCAGTTGCTCGTCCCTCCTGCTACAGTCCGAAAGTTAGTTAAACAAGATTTGGTTAACATATCACCAGCAGGTGTTGTGTTCGTCAAACCGGAAGTTAGAACAGGCATCATACCGCAGATGCTAAGCGAAATTCTTAACACGAGAATAATG GTGAAACAGTCCATGAAAGAATATGAAGGGGATACAACTTTACGGCGGGTCTTTGATTCACGACAGTTGGGGCTTAAACTTATTGCTAATGTGACCTATGGATACACGTCAGCCAATTTCTCTGGCCGAATGCCATGCGTTGAACTGGGTGATAGTGTTGTTAGCAAAGGTCGTGAAACGCTGGAGCGAGCGATTCGTTTGATCGAAGAACGCAAAGAATGGAAGGCACGAGTCGTCTATGGCGATACAGACTctgtatttgttttgttatccGGTCGGAGCCGAGAAGAAGCTTTCAAAATTGGAGATGAAATTGCACATGCCGTTACTAAAGCCAATCCTCAACCTGTGAAACTCAAGTTTGAAAAAGTTTATCAGCCATGCATTCTTCAG ACAAAGAAAAGATATGTCGGCTATAAGTATGAATCTGTAAATCAAAAGGAACCGGTATACGAAGCCAAAGGAATCGAGACCGTGCGCCGCGATGGGTGCCCTGCTGTTGTTAAG CTCCTTGAACGTTCGCTACGTTTGCTGTTTGAATCGTGCGATGTCAGTAAAGTGAAAGTTTACCTTCAGCGACAGTTCATGAAAATCTTGCAAAATCGCAACAGCTTGCAAGATTTCATATTTGCCAAAGAATTTCGTGGCCGCGAAGGATATAAACCAGGTGCATGCGTTCCAGCTTTGGAGATTGCCAA gCAAAAAGTAAGAATCGATCGTCGCTCTGAACCGCGGATTGGAGAGCGCGTCCCGTATATTATAGTTTATGGATCTCCAGGTGTACCCCTTATCCGGTTGGTTGTGCCAGCTAATCAGCTGCTAGTAGATACATCTCTTCGATTAAATGCCCATTATTACATAAGCCGGGCCATCATTCCTGCACTGCAAAGGTGCTTAGGTCTTTTGGGAGTTGACGTTCTTTCATG GTATCAAAACCTTCCACGGGTGGGTGTTGCGCCATCGTCCCTAATACAAAACGATCATGGGAATGCCCGGAAGGCAACCATTTCCCAGTATTTTGGTTCATCACTTTGCCTCCTGTGTGATGAGCCTATCTTGGCAAACGGCCTATGCGCTGCATGTAGTTCTAATCGCCAGGCCAGCGCGTTCTCCCTTTCGGCCATGCAACGTATTAGAGAAAAAGATTACACCGAATTAATCAGCATTTGCCAGAGCTGTACGGACAACAGTCGCATCCAGCAAGATTGTGTCTCCATGGACTGCCCCGTCCTCTACAGACGTGTCAAGGCTTTCCAAAATCTACAACATGTATCGAAATGGAGAGACGCCCTATCTCGGTTGTAA